One stretch of Leadbetterella byssophila DSM 17132 DNA includes these proteins:
- a CDS encoding NADPH-dependent FMN reductase has protein sequence MKRILVINGSASEHSSNGLLIEQLISLGSSFFEFEKFESLKSLPHFDPKPVEIPDAVVLFWKKVEEADKVLFCTPEYIFSIPSGLKNALEWSVSTTIFSGKSIGIITASASGVLGHEELQRIMKTLGAHFSPENTLLISGIKGKAGVDPELDEKLSLFLSSWEN, from the coding sequence ATGAAAAGAATATTGGTAATAAACGGTAGCGCTTCAGAGCACTCTTCGAACGGACTTCTTATTGAACAATTGATCTCTCTTGGATCTTCTTTTTTTGAATTTGAAAAATTTGAAAGCTTGAAATCCCTGCCTCATTTTGACCCTAAACCAGTGGAGATTCCTGATGCAGTGGTTTTATTTTGGAAAAAGGTAGAAGAGGCTGATAAAGTTTTATTTTGTACCCCTGAATATATATTTAGTATACCTAGTGGATTGAAAAATGCTTTGGAATGGAGTGTCTCCACTACCATTTTTTCTGGCAAATCCATAGGTATAATTACGGCCTCTGCCAGCGGAGTGCTAGGTCATGAGGAATTGCAAAGAATAATGAAAACCTTAGGAGCTCATTTTTCGCCGGAAAATACGCTATTAATTTCGGGGATTAAGGGAAAAGCTGGTGTGGATCCTGAATTAGACGAAAAGCTTTCCTTGTTTCTATCCTCTTGGGAAAATTAA
- a CDS encoding alpha/beta hydrolase, whose translation MKEFCFLLLFLPNALHAQVRVNVHLAPNLMGPYSGQLLVYTLSDTSKHFSDDTFENEAAFTMQVPEWTQGKVITLPPDVPFFNIGLKDLKDGYYRMVAILRTNTSEHRKLSVGNLYTRKEVILKVQKGQDSSVDLELNAAIPDQVFREDEHTKLLKFLSPSLSTQKKKDTYILAGIYLPPSFYRDTDRNYPVVFVHPGWGGTHFQATNPSIRKLYGVGLGEEKIFVFMNPEAQTPYGLHAFVDSRVNGDWGTAFVQEFIPYLVKQYRVNPDPKLHFLTGQSSGGYGALWLALHFSTSFGGTWVTSPDPIDFTHFTGVDIYHDQNYYYDQNGKERGFMTVEGTFKSTLKKTIQLERFEGDGGQQQSFEAEFGLPDEKGRPVHLMDVLTGEINKEVAESWKPYDLALYTLNNIEKLKKLAGPVKIFVGGKDNFLLHKSAQAFQEKTKNLGLNIHVITLPEADHFNVRTVELSAEMQSEIDQLIKN comes from the coding sequence ATGAAAGAATTTTGTTTTTTACTTCTCTTCCTGCCAAACGCCTTGCATGCACAAGTTAGAGTAAACGTGCACTTGGCGCCGAATCTAATGGGTCCGTACTCCGGTCAGTTGCTGGTTTATACTCTGAGTGATACTTCTAAGCATTTCAGTGATGATACATTCGAAAATGAGGCGGCTTTTACTATGCAGGTTCCAGAATGGACTCAAGGGAAAGTTATCACTCTACCACCAGACGTTCCATTTTTCAACATAGGTCTTAAGGATTTGAAAGATGGATATTATAGAATGGTGGCTATTCTTCGTACCAATACATCAGAACATAGGAAACTTTCCGTAGGGAATCTTTATACACGAAAAGAAGTCATACTAAAAGTTCAAAAGGGCCAAGACTCCTCTGTAGATTTGGAACTTAATGCGGCCATTCCCGACCAAGTCTTTAGGGAGGATGAACATACAAAATTGCTTAAGTTCTTGTCTCCTTCCCTGAGTACACAAAAGAAGAAGGATACCTACATTTTAGCTGGTATCTATCTGCCACCAAGTTTTTATAGGGATACTGATAGAAACTATCCCGTAGTATTTGTCCATCCCGGCTGGGGTGGGACTCATTTCCAGGCCACTAATCCTAGTATAAGGAAGCTTTATGGAGTTGGCCTTGGGGAAGAAAAGATTTTCGTATTTATGAATCCTGAAGCCCAGACTCCTTACGGTTTACATGCTTTTGTTGACTCCAGAGTAAACGGAGATTGGGGTACAGCTTTTGTTCAAGAATTTATACCGTATTTAGTGAAACAGTATCGAGTAAATCCTGACCCCAAGCTCCACTTTTTAACGGGTCAAAGTAGCGGTGGATACGGAGCTTTGTGGTTGGCTTTGCATTTCTCTACGAGTTTTGGAGGAACATGGGTAACTTCCCCTGATCCTATTGATTTTACCCATTTTACAGGAGTGGATATTTATCATGATCAAAATTACTACTATGATCAGAATGGAAAGGAAAGGGGATTTATGACGGTGGAGGGGACTTTTAAATCAACTTTGAAGAAAACCATCCAATTGGAGAGATTTGAGGGAGATGGTGGTCAACAGCAATCTTTTGAAGCTGAATTCGGATTGCCGGATGAAAAGGGGAGACCTGTTCATTTAATGGATGTTTTAACAGGAGAAATCAATAAAGAGGTTGCTGAATCCTGGAAACCCTATGATTTGGCTCTATACACTTTAAATAATATAGAGAAGCTTAAAAAGTTGGCTGGACCGGTGAAGATATTTGTTGGCGGGAAAGATAACTTCTTGCTCCATAAGTCGGCTCAAGCCTTTCAAGAAAAGACAAAAAATCTAGGCTTAAACATTCATGTCATCACACTACCTGAGGCGGATCATTTTAATGTTCGGACCGTGGAATTATCTGCTGAAATGCAATCAGAAATAGATCAGTTGATCAAGAACTAA
- a CDS encoding YybH family protein, protein MKSPLSLLVILCMACKTPQKLKNELYQAELAFSASSAQKGFYAAMLDVASEEIALFDTGDTVINGLPHIHKNIQKFLESPTPPYTLTWKPEKVDVARSGDLGYTYGWYTLSQNDSLGNIKIKKGLYSSIWKKIQREWKLVLD, encoded by the coding sequence ATGAAATCCCCCCTTTCCCTTTTAGTCATTTTATGCATGGCTTGTAAGACACCTCAAAAATTAAAGAATGAGTTATACCAGGCAGAACTTGCCTTTTCCGCTTCCTCGGCTCAAAAAGGGTTCTACGCTGCCATGCTTGACGTGGCATCGGAAGAAATCGCCCTCTTTGATACAGGAGATACCGTGATTAACGGACTCCCCCATATTCATAAAAACATTCAAAAGTTCTTAGAAAGTCCTACTCCTCCCTACACTTTGACCTGGAAACCAGAAAAAGTTGATGTAGCCAGGTCAGGAGACTTAGGATATACTTACGGATGGTACACCTTGTCCCAAAATGACAGTCTTGGAAACATCAAAATAAAGAAGGGTTTATACAGTTCCATTTGGAAGAAGATCCAAAGGGAATGGAAATTGGTCCTAGATTAA
- a CDS encoding cupin domain-containing protein, with amino-acid sequence MKETIINPVIKDQVTFMQTAAASQGRITTLQVSLMPGGGTPMHYHKNFTETFVVVEGILTLKLSSSTIHLFPGEKYTVEIGQVHAFANESSEPVVFTTVVSPGCEGFEFALRILYGLAADGQTDKKGLPKSLLALAVVSKISDIRPAGAGALMIPLFGLLNLIAQLNGFKKELLRRYCS; translated from the coding sequence ATGAAAGAAACAATTATCAATCCGGTCATCAAAGACCAAGTTACCTTTATGCAAACCGCTGCCGCCAGCCAAGGTAGAATCACCACCCTACAAGTAAGTCTTATGCCAGGAGGCGGAACTCCCATGCATTACCATAAAAACTTCACAGAGACCTTTGTAGTTGTTGAAGGTATCTTGACCCTTAAATTAAGCTCCTCAACCATTCATCTATTTCCCGGAGAAAAATATACCGTGGAAATCGGACAAGTGCATGCCTTTGCCAATGAATCTTCCGAACCCGTGGTTTTTACCACTGTGGTATCTCCAGGATGCGAAGGATTTGAATTTGCTTTGCGCATACTTTATGGTCTTGCGGCCGACGGGCAAACCGACAAGAAAGGACTACCCAAAAGCCTCCTTGCATTAGCAGTAGTTTCCAAAATTAGTGATATTCGACCAGCCGGGGCCGGAGCCCTCATGATTCCACTCTTCGGACTTCTAAACCTTATCGCCCAATTAAATGGATTTAAAAAGGAACTCCTGCGAAGGTATTGTTCGTAA
- a CDS encoding TapB family protein, which translates to MKALRWKFIIVALSIGAAACDPESNSEPIPDAEKDNYIPRVNTKYHYSVIEDGVNIGTAEKRVISSRDSSGIKLYNLRTDLQFAEGGMTLYNEIYDANARTYTQVNMPDAWYLIIEELRKNPDIIIDEARVTGFPYFMVMDNALVEGSNLTWEIPEDPGQIIKYRRKDAEHLVFQMKQTLLHQPTKAAAVESVTVPAGTFVCTKYIYEIAQDQTLSLNGEPVVTITGTETVTIWMAHGIGLVKQENTTIFNQKITRSSIILNKIAPTS; encoded by the coding sequence ATGAAAGCCTTAAGATGGAAATTCATTATAGTAGCACTTAGTATAGGTGCTGCAGCCTGTGATCCGGAGTCCAATAGCGAACCTATCCCCGATGCAGAAAAGGATAACTACATACCCAGAGTCAATACTAAATACCATTACTCCGTCATAGAGGACGGGGTAAATATAGGTACAGCGGAAAAAAGGGTCATATCAAGCAGAGACTCTTCCGGTATCAAACTGTACAATTTACGTACAGACCTCCAATTTGCTGAAGGTGGCATGACCCTATACAATGAAATATATGACGCGAATGCGAGAACCTACACGCAGGTAAACATGCCGGATGCCTGGTACTTAATCATAGAAGAATTGCGAAAAAATCCGGATATTATAATTGATGAAGCAAGAGTTACAGGTTTCCCCTACTTTATGGTGATGGATAACGCACTTGTAGAAGGGAGCAATTTAACTTGGGAAATACCGGAAGATCCTGGTCAAATCATTAAGTATAGAAGAAAAGATGCAGAACATCTAGTCTTTCAAATGAAGCAGACCTTACTGCATCAACCTACAAAAGCTGCTGCCGTTGAATCCGTGACGGTTCCTGCCGGCACATTTGTTTGCACGAAGTATATATATGAAATAGCGCAAGATCAGACCCTTAGTTTAAATGGGGAACCTGTAGTTACTATCACGGGAACAGAAACGGTTACCATATGGATGGCTCATGGAATTGGACTTGTAAAACAGGAGAACACAACCATCTTTAATCAGAAGATCACTCGTTCCAGCATCATTCTTAACAAGATCGCACCAACTTCATAA
- a CDS encoding carboxypeptidase-like regulatory domain-containing protein, which translates to MYKYIIFLMVWLASCKDTSEVNSAVNWGEQPELPEVSGQATFNLSGSQYYVNVMGNTIPRMPNFPALSVKGGIARGYVADLRGNPLKGAHIGVSSSLTGGFYSSGSGYTDENGYYQFSIPAGAAYFFGTAITVNYNDTPTVMALYPVGGTSSFPSGNGVVKNFVLLSYGTGNPDELAAQPSNESNYYGGALSFGFQLNYPGDPFQDPEYLPSDGTIEIELVPIEPGMYGEKRSFKIRKKIGNTTLFSIHNIPIGKYSIKAQMSDGRKLKMRAVGPLANVFEKLGLSPDEAIGTSTVTFTPNYKYTPVMVSSFKSNWDALEIDLRIAQ; encoded by the coding sequence ATGTATAAATATATCATATTTCTGATGGTATGGTTGGCTAGTTGCAAAGACACTTCAGAAGTAAATTCTGCTGTAAACTGGGGGGAGCAACCGGAGCTACCGGAGGTGAGCGGCCAAGCTACCTTCAATTTGTCAGGGAGCCAATACTATGTCAATGTCATGGGAAACACCATCCCAAGGATGCCTAACTTCCCTGCCTTATCTGTGAAAGGTGGAATAGCCAGAGGCTATGTAGCAGATCTAAGAGGAAACCCTCTAAAGGGAGCTCACATAGGAGTTTCATCTTCCCTTACAGGTGGATTTTATTCCAGTGGAAGTGGGTATACAGATGAAAACGGATATTATCAGTTTTCTATTCCAGCAGGAGCAGCCTACTTCTTTGGCACAGCTATCACAGTGAATTATAATGATACTCCCACAGTTATGGCGCTCTATCCGGTGGGCGGCACCAGTTCCTTTCCATCCGGAAATGGTGTGGTAAAAAATTTCGTTTTACTTTCATACGGAACGGGAAATCCAGATGAGTTAGCTGCACAGCCAAGCAATGAAAGTAACTACTATGGTGGAGCTTTGTCTTTTGGTTTCCAACTAAACTACCCGGGAGATCCCTTTCAAGATCCGGAATACCTACCTAGTGACGGCACCATCGAAATAGAACTTGTACCTATAGAACCGGGAATGTATGGGGAAAAAAGATCCTTTAAGATCAGGAAGAAAATAGGTAATACTACCCTATTCAGCATTCACAACATCCCTATCGGTAAATACAGTATCAAAGCGCAGATGAGTGACGGAAGAAAATTAAAAATGAGGGCAGTGGGTCCATTGGCCAATGTTTTCGAGAAACTAGGATTAAGTCCGGATGAAGCCATAGGGACTTCTACCGTAACATTCACTCCAAATTACAAGTACACACCGGTAATGGTGAGTTCCTTTAAGAGCAATTGGGACGCATTAGAAATCGACTTAAGAATAGCACAATGA
- a CDS encoding LytR/AlgR family response regulator transcription factor yields MTKIRTLIVDDEPHAMEIIRRYATHIPEIEIIGTCNNAIEAFQTIQYQAIDLLFLDIKMPKLLGTDLVRSLKSPPMIIFTTAYQEYAVEGFDLNAIDYLLKPIPLKRFLQAIDKVMHFLHGEKATELAQEEIQHTQDHFLYLRVERRLIKVNTRDILWIESIKDYIMVVTKEKTYQTKQKISVTEKLLPQGEFMRIHRSYIVPLNRVEGYHPNHLLVDGNKIPIGRNYKQACAEKFDPKGTY; encoded by the coding sequence ATGACCAAGATCCGGACTTTAATAGTAGATGATGAACCTCATGCCATGGAGATCATTCGAAGGTATGCTACTCATATACCGGAGATTGAGATCATAGGCACCTGCAATAATGCCATAGAAGCCTTTCAAACCATACAATATCAAGCCATTGACCTTCTTTTTCTAGACATAAAGATGCCAAAGTTATTAGGCACGGACCTAGTAAGAAGTTTAAAATCGCCACCCATGATCATCTTTACCACTGCTTACCAAGAGTACGCAGTGGAGGGCTTTGATCTAAATGCTATAGATTATCTTTTGAAACCTATACCTTTAAAGCGGTTTCTACAGGCCATCGATAAAGTCATGCATTTTTTGCATGGAGAAAAAGCTACAGAGTTAGCACAAGAAGAAATCCAGCACACTCAGGATCATTTTCTATACCTGAGGGTTGAAAGACGTTTAATCAAGGTCAATACCCGGGACATCCTTTGGATAGAAAGCATTAAAGATTATATAATGGTGGTGACCAAAGAAAAAACCTACCAAACTAAGCAGAAGATCAGTGTAACGGAAAAGCTCCTTCCCCAGGGAGAATTCATGCGAATTCACCGTTCCTATATCGTCCCCTTGAATCGAGTAGAAGGGTATCATCCGAATCACCTGTTAGTTGATGGCAATAAAATACCCATTGGCAGAAACTATAAGCAGGCTTGTGCTGAAAAATTTGATCCAAAGGGGACTTACTGA
- a CDS encoding cupin domain-containing protein: protein MNEYRAYQGGYFKTLLQPSGAGSKLAMIEFTLPKGSEPPKHVHTLEDEAFYVLEGELGVEIGESYQVLKAGEALFAPRLVPHSFRILTDQAKFINIIAPGDLWNYFIEVSKPIPNQLKEVAAIRPSVETINAQLERISTTYQVKFLLTNP, encoded by the coding sequence ATGAATGAATACAGAGCATATCAAGGAGGGTATTTCAAGACCCTTCTTCAACCCAGCGGTGCTGGCAGCAAATTAGCCATGATTGAGTTCACCTTACCCAAAGGTTCTGAACCACCAAAACATGTACACACTTTAGAAGATGAGGCTTTCTACGTATTAGAGGGTGAACTGGGCGTAGAAATCGGAGAATCCTATCAGGTACTTAAAGCAGGTGAGGCCTTATTTGCCCCTCGCTTGGTACCACACTCATTCAGAATTCTAACGGACCAAGCTAAGTTTATCAACATCATTGCACCCGGAGATCTATGGAACTACTTCATAGAAGTCAGTAAACCTATTCCTAACCAACTAAAAGAAGTGGCGGCCATCCGTCCTTCTGTAGAAACAATAAATGCTCAGTTAGAAAGAATATCTACTACTTACCAAGTCAAATTTCTGTTAACCAATCCATAA
- a CDS encoding YceI family protein gives MKTKLFTALLAAVVLSSCSSKESIGTFEYKADEEASAIEWKGSAPDHFHEGAFKVSATIQTNSDGKITAGEFKIPIASITNYDIPDETVKEQLLNHLLSPDFFNVALHPNAHFKITGVEEYQSAETNVNYLIIGDFSLLGQTHTIKIPAFIKVENNQISAVGSFILDRHKWEMNSYNDPAAPLYILPEVDIKLNLKFKKSN, from the coding sequence ATGAAAACAAAGTTGTTTACGGCATTACTTGCCGCTGTTGTATTAAGCTCATGCTCAAGTAAAGAAAGTATTGGAACCTTTGAATATAAAGCTGATGAAGAGGCCTCCGCCATAGAATGGAAAGGCAGTGCTCCGGACCATTTTCACGAAGGTGCCTTCAAAGTATCAGCAACCATACAGACTAATTCAGATGGAAAAATCACAGCAGGCGAATTTAAAATACCTATTGCCAGCATTACCAATTATGACATTCCGGATGAAACGGTTAAAGAACAACTCCTTAACCACCTTCTTAGCCCTGATTTTTTCAATGTAGCGCTTCATCCAAACGCTCATTTTAAGATTACAGGGGTAGAAGAATATCAAAGTGCAGAAACGAATGTAAACTATTTGATTATTGGAGATTTCAGCTTACTTGGGCAAACGCATACCATCAAGATTCCTGCATTTATCAAGGTGGAAAATAACCAGATATCTGCAGTAGGATCCTTTATACTTGATCGTCACAAATGGGAAATGAACAGTTACAATGACCCTGCTGCCCCACTTTATATTTTACCGGAAGTAGATATAAAACTTAATCTCAAATTCAAGAAATCCAATTAA